Proteins from one Streptomyces sp. 840.1 genomic window:
- a CDS encoding branched-chain amino acid ABC transporter permease yields MTTFIELLLGGLSIGAVYALIALGFVVIFKATEVVNFAHASLLLAGGYVTAVLHDDIGFWPALAVGIAGAAAVGAAVEFLVMRRYRGSDHSVLAIVTIGVDILLTTELTRRMGTEVLSLGDPWGDGVITAAGVTLAQTRVAAFVAAALLITVFLLAFRFTSWGVSMRAAAENPQTAALMGIKLGRVSLAAWAVAGALAAVAALFLTVFPTPGLERATSLAALKAFPAAILGGLDSTTGALAGGLLVGVTESLATGYQSDLSFLGRGIGDLAPYLVMVLVLLLRPAGLFGTKELARV; encoded by the coding sequence ATGACCACCTTCATCGAACTCCTCCTCGGCGGACTGTCCATCGGAGCGGTCTACGCACTGATCGCACTGGGCTTCGTCGTCATCTTCAAGGCGACCGAGGTCGTCAACTTCGCCCATGCCTCCCTGCTGCTCGCGGGCGGCTACGTCACCGCCGTGCTCCACGACGACATCGGGTTCTGGCCCGCGCTCGCCGTCGGCATCGCCGGCGCGGCCGCCGTCGGAGCGGCCGTCGAGTTCCTGGTGATGCGCCGCTACCGGGGCAGCGACCACAGCGTCCTGGCCATCGTCACCATCGGCGTCGACATCCTGCTCACCACCGAACTCACCCGTCGGATGGGCACGGAGGTGCTCTCGCTCGGTGACCCCTGGGGCGACGGGGTCATCACCGCCGCAGGCGTCACCCTCGCACAGACCAGAGTCGCCGCCTTCGTCGCCGCCGCCCTCCTCATCACCGTGTTCCTGCTCGCCTTCCGCTTCACCTCCTGGGGGGTGTCGATGCGGGCCGCGGCCGAGAACCCGCAGACGGCCGCCCTGATGGGGATCAAGCTCGGCCGGGTCTCGCTCGCCGCCTGGGCGGTCGCCGGAGCGCTCGCCGCCGTCGCGGCCCTCTTCCTCACCGTCTTCCCCACACCCGGTCTGGAACGGGCCACCTCGCTGGCCGCCCTCAAGGCGTTTCCCGCCGCGATCCTCGGCGGACTCGACTCCACCACCGGCGCACTGGCCGGGGGACTCCTCGTCGGCGTCACCGAGTCCCTCGCCACCGGCTACCAGAGCGACCTCTCCTTCCTGGGCCGGGGAATCGGCGACCTCGCCCCCTACCTCGTGATGGTGCTGGTGCTGTTGCTGCGTCCCGCGGGGCTCTTCGGTACGAAGGAGCTCGCCCGTGTCTGA
- a CDS encoding ABC transporter ATP-binding protein yields the protein MKTAGHTALLPAALTVRDVTVRFAGLTALDGVSFTVEPGSVHAVIGPNGAGKSTTFNVLSGVYRATSGSVHLGTARLTGLAPHKIAALGVARTFQNLALPPHTTVTDSLLLGRHRLTRAGFLASGLRLPAATREARRHLDRVREIAEFLGLDKELERPAGALPYGQQKLVELGRALCMEPQVLLLDEPVAGMTADERRRTAEVVAGVRDSLGISIVLVEHDMGVVMRLADAVTVLDFGRRIAGGSPAEVQNDPAVVQAYLGAQE from the coding sequence TTGAAGACCGCCGGCCACACCGCCCTGCTCCCGGCCGCCCTCACCGTGCGGGACGTCACCGTCCGCTTCGCCGGACTCACCGCCCTGGACGGCGTCTCCTTCACCGTGGAGCCCGGCAGCGTGCACGCCGTCATCGGCCCCAACGGGGCGGGGAAGTCGACGACCTTCAACGTGCTGTCCGGGGTCTACCGGGCCACATCCGGCAGCGTCCACCTCGGTACGGCCCGGCTCACCGGACTCGCCCCGCACAAGATCGCCGCACTCGGTGTCGCCCGGACCTTCCAGAACCTCGCGCTGCCTCCGCACACCACCGTCACCGACAGCCTGCTGCTCGGCCGTCACCGGCTCACCCGGGCCGGCTTCCTGGCGAGCGGACTGCGGCTCCCGGCCGCAACCCGCGAGGCCCGGCGGCACCTGGACCGGGTCCGGGAGATCGCCGAATTCCTCGGCCTGGACAAGGAGCTGGAGCGGCCGGCCGGGGCGCTCCCGTACGGGCAGCAGAAGCTCGTCGAGCTCGGCCGCGCGCTGTGCATGGAGCCGCAGGTCCTCCTCCTGGACGAACCCGTCGCCGGGATGACCGCCGACGAACGGCGGCGCACCGCCGAGGTCGTGGCCGGGGTCCGGGACAGCCTCGGCATCTCGATCGTGCTCGTCGAACACGACATGGGAGTGGTGATGCGGCTCGCGGACGCCGTGACCGTACTCGACTTCGGACGCAGGATCGCCGGCGGCAGCCCCGCCGAGGTCCAGAACGATCCGGCTGTCGTCCAGGCCTACTTGGGGGCACAGGAATGA
- a CDS encoding CHAT domain-containing protein: MSDWPLAIGVLGTLAMLFFFCAGDRLVGSAGGRTPWGILGFLVSQMVEKGIWVFPGSTPAWYGPSTYVSAVVAGFVGFARLQLTNAEQRANPENNPPAANERAAAGADRLRSYAVSDDLTVLDSAVDDFRAAARQSVGHANHLGHVTGLVRASRMRYERLGRLQDLDEAVEAGERAERARGTGQARGRMLCQLSTALRLRYDHLGAADDLARAVAAGREAVRLVPSRSPHFPGTCGQFGAALHSEYLRTDDLDVLEQAVAQVSAAADWADRRGYRRAADRATLCYLLVQRGKRTGSLVDIDRAVRTGREALETTAPGEALHGTCLSNLGLALRTRHRLRAGAELHPATDDLDEAVGLGERALATAPADAPERAVYQVVAALALHDLGRYGTAGGPGDPGGGADSAGRAVRPGGPDPALDAARAAATHPRADVPTRMRAGLLWSDIAASGARYREAMTAFETVIALLPRLAGRELRRADQEDRLGRYSGIAADAAACALFEGEPERAVAMLELGRGVLLSRELDLRADIGELRAQNPSLAREFEDLRTALAEGRAEPPVAGAADSRSRRREEGERWDVLLREIRSLDGLADFAGPPSPERLLAGAAEGAVVYLNVSRFRSDAVIIAPDGIRSVPLRVTPDEAEDRRRALDAALASRDEAEDGAARAAAVHEVLGWLWDALAEPVLNALKDLHAAHRGPQPPRVWWVPTGPLALLPVHAAGHRGGTRSLLDRVISSYTPTVRSLATARSARTAEVPAARRRVPLAVAMSTTPEAGPLSGAKAEARMVRGLFPGTVHLSGPEATRERVLSALPDHAWAHFACHTATDPDVPSRSGLLLHDHRRRLLTVEDVSRLELGNPELAYLSSCDTARTAPRHADEAIHLASAFQLAGYRQVIATLWRVEDEVSAVFAENVYTELAEAVRSGAPVDAAAAVRRATLAVRELCPNLPQFWASYLHVGC, translated from the coding sequence ATGTCGGACTGGCCACTGGCGATCGGTGTACTCGGCACCCTGGCGATGCTGTTCTTCTTCTGCGCCGGTGACCGGCTCGTCGGAAGCGCGGGCGGGCGCACCCCCTGGGGCATCCTCGGGTTCCTCGTCTCGCAGATGGTGGAGAAAGGGATCTGGGTCTTTCCCGGTTCCACTCCCGCCTGGTACGGGCCGTCGACCTACGTCTCCGCGGTGGTGGCCGGCTTCGTGGGCTTCGCACGTCTCCAGCTGACCAACGCGGAGCAGCGCGCCAACCCGGAGAACAATCCGCCGGCGGCGAACGAGCGGGCCGCTGCCGGCGCGGACCGGCTGCGGAGCTACGCGGTGTCGGACGATCTGACGGTCCTGGACTCGGCCGTGGACGACTTCCGCGCGGCGGCCCGCCAGAGCGTGGGACACGCCAACCACCTCGGCCACGTCACCGGCCTCGTCCGGGCATCGCGCATGCGGTACGAGCGGCTCGGGCGGCTCCAGGACCTGGACGAGGCCGTCGAGGCCGGAGAGCGGGCCGAACGGGCCCGGGGCACCGGCCAGGCGCGCGGCCGGATGCTCTGCCAGCTCAGTACCGCATTACGCCTGCGCTACGACCACCTCGGCGCTGCGGACGATCTGGCGCGGGCCGTAGCCGCCGGACGCGAGGCCGTCCGGCTCGTCCCCTCCCGCAGCCCTCACTTCCCCGGTACGTGCGGCCAGTTCGGCGCCGCCCTGCACAGCGAGTACCTGCGCACCGACGACCTGGACGTCCTGGAACAGGCCGTCGCCCAGGTGTCGGCCGCGGCGGACTGGGCCGACAGGCGCGGCTACCGGCGCGCGGCGGACCGGGCCACCCTCTGCTACCTGCTGGTGCAGCGGGGCAAGCGGACCGGGAGCCTCGTGGACATCGACCGGGCCGTACGGACGGGGCGGGAGGCGCTGGAGACGACCGCGCCGGGCGAGGCGCTGCACGGGACGTGCCTGAGTAACCTCGGCCTCGCGCTGCGCACCCGGCACCGGCTGCGGGCGGGCGCCGAGCTCCATCCGGCCACGGACGACCTGGACGAGGCGGTCGGCCTGGGCGAACGCGCCCTGGCCACGGCGCCGGCGGACGCCCCCGAAAGGGCGGTGTACCAGGTCGTCGCGGCCCTGGCCCTGCACGACCTCGGCCGGTACGGCACGGCCGGCGGGCCCGGCGATCCCGGCGGCGGCGCGGACTCCGCCGGCCGTGCCGTCCGTCCCGGGGGGCCCGATCCGGCCCTCGACGCGGCACGGGCCGCGGCGACCCATCCGAGGGCCGACGTCCCCACGCGGATGCGGGCCGGGCTGCTCTGGAGCGATATCGCCGCCTCAGGTGCCCGCTACCGGGAGGCCATGACTGCGTTCGAGACCGTCATCGCACTCCTGCCCCGGCTGGCCGGCCGCGAGCTGCGCCGGGCGGACCAGGAGGACCGCCTCGGCCGGTACAGCGGCATCGCGGCGGACGCGGCCGCCTGCGCGCTCTTCGAGGGAGAGCCCGAGCGGGCGGTGGCGATGCTGGAGCTGGGGCGCGGTGTGCTGCTGTCGCGGGAGCTGGATCTGCGCGCCGACATCGGTGAGCTCCGGGCACAGAACCCCTCGCTGGCGCGGGAGTTCGAGGATCTGCGGACGGCCCTCGCCGAGGGGCGCGCCGAACCGCCCGTGGCCGGCGCCGCGGACTCGCGCTCCCGGCGGCGCGAGGAGGGCGAGCGCTGGGACGTGCTGCTGCGCGAGATCCGCTCGCTCGACGGGCTGGCGGACTTCGCGGGGCCGCCCTCCCCCGAGCGGCTGCTCGCCGGGGCGGCGGAGGGTGCCGTGGTGTACCTCAACGTGAGCCGGTTCCGCTCCGACGCGGTCATCATCGCCCCCGACGGCATCCGTTCCGTCCCGCTGCGGGTCACCCCGGACGAGGCCGAGGACCGGCGGCGCGCGCTGGACGCCGCGCTGGCCTCGCGGGACGAGGCCGAGGACGGGGCGGCGCGGGCGGCGGCGGTGCACGAGGTGCTCGGCTGGCTGTGGGACGCCTTGGCCGAGCCCGTCCTGAACGCCCTGAAAGATCTGCACGCGGCACATCGCGGTCCGCAGCCGCCGCGCGTGTGGTGGGTGCCCACCGGACCCCTCGCGCTGCTGCCCGTGCACGCGGCGGGGCACCGCGGCGGCACCCGTTCCCTGCTCGACCGGGTGATCTCGTCCTACACGCCCACGGTGCGGTCCCTGGCCACCGCCCGGAGCGCCCGGACCGCCGAAGTCCCGGCCGCCCGCCGCCGGGTGCCCCTCGCCGTAGCGATGTCCACCACCCCGGAGGCAGGGCCACTCTCCGGGGCGAAGGCGGAGGCCCGGATGGTGCGGGGGCTGTTCCCCGGGACCGTACACCTCAGCGGCCCGGAGGCGACCAGGGAGCGGGTCCTGAGCGCGCTGCCGGACCATGCCTGGGCGCACTTCGCCTGCCATACGGCGACCGATCCCGACGTCCCGTCACGCAGCGGGCTGCTCCTGCACGATCACCGGCGACGGCTGCTGACCGTCGAGGACGTGTCCCGGCTGGAGCTGGGCAACCCCGAGCTCGCCTATCTGTCCTCGTGCGACACCGCCCGCACCGCGCCCCGCCATGCCGACGAGGCCATCCATCTGGCCTCGGCCTTCCAACTGGCGGGCTACCGGCAGGTCATCGCGACGCTGTGGCGGGTGGAGGACGAGGTCAGCGCGGTGTTCGCCGAGAACGTCTACACGGAGCTGGCCGAGGCGGTGCGGTCCGGCGCACCCGTCGACGCGGCGGCCGCGGTACGTCGCGCCACCCTGGCGGTCCGGGAGCTGTGCCCCAACCTGCCTCAGTTCTGGGCAAGTTATCTGCACGTCGGCTGCTGA
- a CDS encoding discoidin domain-containing protein, with amino-acid sequence MTPTPRRQLLRRSISASLSLALAAVGTAAAVVLSSAPAAQAAGVPAPSPVAVPGRGATVPFKEQEAEYAATNGTLIGPNRLYGTLPSEASGRQAVTLDAVGEYVEFTLTAPANAMSFRYSLPDSAAGSGRDASINVLVNGASPKAVPVTSKYGWYYGGYPFNNNPGDTNPHHFYDEARTMFGSTLAAGTKVRLQVSSTSASPSFTIDLADFEQVAAPTAKPSGALDVVSDFGADPTGAADSTAKIQAAVDAGKAQGKEVYIPQGTFQVRDHIVVDKVTLRGAGPWYSVLTGRDPSNRSKAVGVYGKYARDGGSSNVTLKDFAIIGDIQERVDDDQVNAIGGALSNSTVDNIWMQHTKCGAWMDGPMDNFTIKNSRILDQTADGVNFHYGVTNSTVTNTFVRNTGDDGLAMWAENIPNVKNKFTFNTVILPILANNIVTYGGKDITISDNVMSDTISNGGGLHIANRYPGVNSGQGTAVSGTTTAARNTLIRTGNNDYNWQFGVGAVWFSGLNEPINATINITDTEILDSSYAAIHFIEGATNGVHFKNIKIDGAGTYALQVQSPGTATFDNVVATHIAQSNPIHNCVGSGFQITRGAGNSGWYSDPPACTGNWPAPVWTNGGVPQGGSGPTDPTDPPTDPTDPPTDTGNLAQGRNVTESGHADVYSASRAVDGDANSYWESTNNAFPQTITVDLGAAKAIKRLVLKLPPAAAWATRTQTLSVSGSTDNNSFNSLKASAGYTFNPSSGNKATVTLTGTSTRYLRLTFTGNTGWPAAQLSELEAYTS; translated from the coding sequence GTGACCCCGACTCCCAGACGCCAGTTGCTCAGACGCTCCATATCCGCCTCTCTCTCGCTGGCACTCGCCGCGGTCGGCACCGCCGCCGCCGTGGTCCTGTCCAGCGCTCCGGCCGCCCAGGCGGCGGGGGTCCCCGCCCCCTCCCCCGTCGCGGTCCCCGGTCGCGGCGCGACCGTTCCGTTCAAGGAGCAGGAAGCCGAGTACGCGGCCACCAACGGCACGCTGATCGGCCCGAACCGGCTGTACGGCACGCTGCCCTCCGAGGCCTCGGGCCGACAGGCCGTGACGCTGGACGCGGTCGGTGAGTACGTGGAGTTCACGCTCACCGCACCGGCCAACGCGATGTCCTTCCGCTACTCACTGCCGGACAGTGCCGCCGGATCGGGCCGGGACGCCTCGATCAACGTGCTGGTGAACGGCGCATCGCCGAAGGCGGTGCCGGTCACCTCCAAGTACGGGTGGTACTACGGCGGTTATCCCTTCAACAACAACCCGGGCGATACCAACCCGCACCACTTCTACGACGAGGCCCGGACCATGTTCGGGTCGACACTCGCCGCCGGTACGAAGGTCCGGCTGCAGGTCTCCTCCACGTCCGCCTCGCCGTCGTTCACCATCGACCTGGCGGACTTCGAGCAGGTGGCCGCGCCGACCGCCAAGCCCTCGGGCGCACTCGACGTCGTCTCCGACTTCGGCGCCGACCCGACCGGGGCCGCCGACTCGACCGCAAAGATCCAGGCGGCCGTGGACGCGGGCAAGGCGCAGGGCAAGGAGGTCTACATCCCGCAGGGCACCTTCCAGGTCCGCGACCACATCGTGGTGGACAAGGTGACGCTGCGCGGTGCCGGCCCCTGGTACTCGGTGCTGACGGGCCGCGACCCCTCCAACCGGAGCAAGGCCGTCGGCGTCTACGGGAAGTACGCCCGGGACGGCGGCAGCAGCAACGTCACGCTCAAGGACTTCGCCATCATCGGTGACATCCAGGAGCGGGTGGACGACGACCAGGTCAACGCCATCGGCGGGGCCCTGTCGAACTCGACCGTCGACAACATCTGGATGCAGCACACCAAGTGCGGCGCCTGGATGGACGGCCCGATGGACAACTTCACCATCAAGAACAGCCGCATCCTGGACCAGACCGCCGACGGCGTGAACTTCCACTACGGCGTCACCAACTCCACCGTCACCAACACCTTCGTCCGCAACACAGGTGACGACGGACTGGCGATGTGGGCGGAGAACATCCCGAACGTGAAGAACAAGTTCACGTTCAACACGGTGATCCTGCCGATCCTCGCCAACAACATCGTGACGTACGGCGGCAAGGACATCACGATCTCCGACAACGTCATGTCGGACACCATCTCCAACGGCGGCGGCCTGCACATCGCCAACCGCTACCCAGGTGTCAACTCCGGTCAGGGAACGGCCGTCTCCGGCACCACGACGGCGGCCCGCAACACCCTGATCCGCACCGGGAACAACGACTACAACTGGCAGTTCGGCGTCGGTGCCGTCTGGTTCAGCGGTCTCAACGAGCCGATCAACGCCACCATCAACATCACCGACACGGAGATCCTGGACAGCTCCTACGCCGCGATCCACTTCATCGAGGGCGCGACCAACGGAGTGCACTTCAAGAACATCAAGATCGACGGCGCCGGTACCTACGCGCTGCAGGTCCAGTCCCCCGGCACGGCGACCTTCGACAACGTCGTGGCCACGCACATCGCGCAGTCCAACCCGATCCACAACTGCGTCGGCAGCGGTTTCCAGATCACCCGGGGCGCCGGCAACTCCGGCTGGTACTCCGACCCGCCGGCCTGCACCGGCAACTGGCCGGCCCCGGTGTGGACCAACGGCGGTGTGCCGCAGGGCGGCAGCGGCCCGACGGATCCCACGGACCCGCCGACCGACCCGACCGACCCGCCCACCGATACGGGCAACCTCGCCCAGGGCCGTAACGTCACCGAGTCCGGCCACGCGGACGTGTACAGCGCGTCCAGGGCCGTGGACGGCGACGCGAACAGCTACTGGGAGAGCACCAACAACGCCTTCCCGCAGACCATCACGGTGGACCTGGGGGCGGCCAAGGCCATCAAGCGGCTGGTCCTGAAGCTGCCGCCGGCGGCCGCCTGGGCCACCCGTACGCAGACCCTGAGCGTGTCGGGCAGCACCGACAACAACTCGTTCAACTCGCTCAAGGCATCGGCGGGTTACACCTTCAATCCGTCGAGCGGCAACAAGGCCACCGTCACCCTGACCGGCACGTCAACGCGCTATCTGCGGCTGACGTTCACCGGCAACACGGGGTGGCCCGCCGCGCAGCTCTCCGAACTGGAGGCCTACACCAGCTGA
- a CDS encoding DUF6338 family protein: MGQSPSTPLQIALLVLFVLPGVTYQFLRERWRGPVPGERDLGERVLRAVAASVVLDTLYLIAAGPRLVRFARHAGAGGRESVAQQPRSAGLLALVLFVVVPAVAAAGVTWWQRRRRPARYRSTPTAWDHLFSRSGPCFVRMRLRDGAWVGGWYGSRSYATSYPQAPEVYLESAWLMRPDGSFVRPVRDSAGIHIRAADTDVLELLSPPTAAAPPAPPAAAVPAARTTQEPE, encoded by the coding sequence ATGGGGCAGTCCCCGTCCACCCCGCTCCAGATCGCCCTCCTGGTGCTGTTCGTCCTGCCGGGAGTCACCTACCAGTTCCTGCGGGAGCGCTGGCGAGGCCCGGTGCCCGGCGAACGCGACCTGGGCGAAAGGGTGTTGCGGGCCGTGGCGGCGTCCGTCGTGCTCGACACCCTGTACCTGATCGCGGCGGGGCCCCGGCTGGTGCGCTTCGCCCGGCACGCGGGTGCGGGCGGCCGGGAGTCCGTGGCGCAGCAGCCCCGGTCGGCCGGGCTGCTGGCCCTGGTGCTGTTCGTCGTCGTGCCGGCGGTGGCCGCGGCCGGCGTCACCTGGTGGCAGCGGCGCCGGCGGCCCGCGCGCTACCGTTCGACACCCACTGCCTGGGACCACCTGTTCAGCCGCTCCGGCCCCTGCTTCGTACGCATGCGGCTGCGTGACGGCGCCTGGGTGGGCGGCTGGTACGGGAGCCGCTCGTACGCCACCTCGTATCCGCAGGCCCCCGAGGTCTACCTCGAATCGGCCTGGCTGATGAGGCCGGACGGCAGCTTCGTCCGGCCCGTCCGGGACAGCGCGGGCATCCACATCAGGGCGGCGGACACCGACGTGCTGGAACTCCTGTCCCCGCCCACCGCCGCCGCACCCCCCGCCCCCCCGGCGGCCGCCGTCCCGGCCGCCCGGACCACGCAGGAGCCCGAATGA
- a CDS encoding ABC transporter substrate-binding protein, translated as MKLRVLGAVCAALALTLVGCSQKAGSADEGAQDKGGVKTGVGVTDSVISLGALTDMTGVYASLGKSVTQAQQLWVKQTNAAGGICGRKVQLTVRDHGYDPQKAVAGYTELAPKVLGFVQFIGSPFVAAVEQRIDGQDKGLVLPQAWSANLLGSKYVRVIGATYDVETINAIDYLLAGKRIARGDRIGHVYFEGDYGENALAGSKYAAEQAGLTVVEQKIKPTDNDMTAQVAALKQAGVKAVVVSAGPRQAASLVGVAAATGFKVPVVGNNSAYAPQLLKTQAGPALTKDYYVAASTLPIGDPGAGPAKLAKAYAAAYPKDGLDNGVIAGYNAASLFGEALKKACTAKDLTREGIDRALLTITDFGSDFGMPHDFSDPAAPSTRESVIMKPDAGTPGGLKVVRPARAAPAAKSYTLK; from the coding sequence ATGAAACTGCGTGTGCTCGGGGCCGTGTGCGCGGCCCTCGCCCTCACCCTCGTGGGCTGCAGCCAGAAGGCCGGGTCCGCCGACGAGGGGGCCCAGGACAAGGGCGGTGTGAAGACCGGCGTCGGCGTCACCGACTCGGTGATCTCGCTGGGCGCGCTCACCGACATGACCGGGGTCTACGCCTCGCTCGGCAAGAGCGTCACCCAGGCCCAGCAGCTCTGGGTGAAGCAGACCAACGCCGCGGGCGGCATCTGCGGGCGCAAGGTCCAGCTGACCGTGCGCGACCACGGATACGATCCCCAGAAGGCCGTCGCCGGGTACACCGAACTGGCGCCGAAGGTGCTGGGCTTCGTCCAGTTCATCGGCTCGCCGTTCGTGGCCGCGGTCGAGCAGCGCATCGACGGCCAGGACAAGGGCCTCGTCCTGCCGCAGGCCTGGTCGGCGAATCTGCTCGGCAGCAAGTACGTCCGAGTCATCGGTGCCACGTACGACGTCGAGACGATCAACGCGATCGACTACCTGCTCGCCGGGAAGCGCATCGCCAGGGGCGACAGGATCGGTCACGTCTACTTCGAGGGCGACTACGGCGAGAACGCGCTCGCGGGCTCGAAGTACGCGGCCGAGCAGGCGGGTCTCACCGTCGTCGAGCAGAAGATCAAGCCCACCGACAACGACATGACCGCCCAGGTCGCCGCGCTCAAGCAGGCGGGCGTCAAGGCCGTTGTCGTCAGCGCGGGCCCGCGTCAGGCGGCCTCGCTCGTCGGAGTCGCCGCGGCCACCGGATTCAAGGTCCCGGTCGTCGGCAACAACTCGGCCTACGCGCCCCAGTTGCTGAAGACGCAGGCCGGGCCGGCCCTGACGAAGGACTACTACGTCGCCGCGTCCACCCTCCCGATCGGTGACCCGGGCGCCGGCCCGGCGAAGCTCGCCAAGGCGTACGCGGCCGCCTACCCGAAGGACGGCCTCGACAACGGCGTCATCGCCGGCTACAACGCGGCGAGCCTGTTCGGCGAGGCGCTGAAGAAGGCCTGCACCGCCAAGGACCTCACCCGTGAGGGCATCGACAGGGCCCTGCTGACCATCACGGACTTCGGCAGCGACTTCGGGATGCCGCACGACTTCTCCGACCCGGCGGCCCCCTCGACCCGGGAGAGCGTGATCATGAAGCCGGACGCCGGGACCCCCGGCGGCCTCAAGGTCGTCCGGCCGGCCCGAGCGGCACCGGCGGCGAAGTCATACACGCTGAAGTAG
- a CDS encoding branched-chain amino acid ABC transporter permease, protein MSDTTAQPGSAAKPAPRTPGPVLAARLRHPRTWLWAVGTVLLLAFPFYLDRFWLQAGLFAMAAAIGAIGLNLLTGATGQLSLGHAFFLAVGAYGYCVLAGEGGTENGHELSGLGLPSWLAAVLAVLLAGAAGGLFSPIASRLRGAYLGIATLALIFIGQHVLFNAGSLTGGYNGRAVPPLSVFGFGFDDTEVTVAAVPFQSAEKLWYAALLALLLSALFARGVLRGRPGRALNAIRDHRIAAGVMGVPVARYRAGVFVLSSMYAGLAGVLLALVFQRTVPEYFGMVLSLEYLAMIVIGGLGTVAGAVVGAAFVSLLPQLLTHYSDSLPLVSAPGTGGLAPGEASRYLYGAAVVAAVLFLPGGLTRPMKNSGEKK, encoded by the coding sequence GTGTCTGACACCACGGCACAGCCCGGATCCGCGGCGAAGCCCGCGCCCCGCACGCCCGGACCTGTGCTCGCCGCCCGGCTGCGCCACCCCCGTACCTGGCTCTGGGCCGTCGGCACGGTGCTGCTCCTCGCCTTCCCCTTCTACCTGGACCGCTTCTGGCTGCAGGCGGGACTCTTCGCGATGGCCGCCGCCATCGGCGCCATCGGGCTCAACCTGCTGACCGGCGCCACCGGCCAGCTCTCCCTGGGGCACGCCTTCTTTCTCGCGGTGGGGGCGTACGGCTACTGCGTCCTGGCGGGGGAGGGCGGCACGGAGAACGGACACGAGCTCTCCGGACTCGGCCTGCCCAGCTGGCTCGCCGCCGTGCTCGCCGTACTCCTGGCCGGAGCCGCCGGCGGGCTGTTCAGCCCCATCGCGAGCCGGCTGCGCGGCGCCTACCTCGGCATCGCGACCCTGGCCCTGATCTTCATCGGCCAGCACGTGCTGTTCAACGCGGGCTCGCTCACCGGCGGCTACAACGGCCGCGCCGTCCCGCCGCTCTCCGTCTTCGGCTTCGGTTTCGACGACACCGAGGTGACGGTGGCCGCGGTGCCCTTCCAGTCCGCCGAGAAGCTCTGGTACGCGGCACTGCTCGCCCTGCTGCTGAGCGCTCTGTTCGCCCGGGGCGTGCTGCGCGGCCGCCCCGGCAGGGCACTCAACGCCATCCGTGACCACCGCATCGCGGCCGGAGTGATGGGCGTCCCGGTCGCCCGCTACCGGGCCGGTGTCTTCGTCCTGTCCTCGATGTACGCGGGACTGGCGGGCGTCCTGCTCGCACTGGTCTTCCAGCGGACCGTGCCCGAGTACTTCGGCATGGTCCTGTCCCTGGAATACCTCGCCATGATCGTCATCGGCGGGCTCGGGACCGTGGCGGGAGCGGTCGTCGGGGCCGCGTTCGTCTCGCTGCTTCCGCAGCTGCTCACCCACTACAGCGATTCCCTGCCCCTGGTCTCCGCCCCCGGTACGGGCGGACTGGCACCGGGCGAGGCCTCGCGCTACCTGTACGGCGCCGCGGTGGTCGCGGCTGTCCTGTTCCTGCCCGGCGGCCTGACCCGTCCGATGAAGAACTCAGGGGAGAAGAAATGA
- a CDS encoding ABC transporter ATP-binding protein → MATLEIRGLSVGYGPVRSLRDVSLDVPAGAITAVLGGNGAGKTTLLRAVSRTLGFHRATGTGTVRFDGHRLDGLPPARVVAAGVVQVPEGRQVFARMTVADNLRAGALGARGGRRASAGALARVHELFPVLAQRAHQRAGLLSGGEQQMLAMGRALMARPRLLLLDEPSLGLAPLMAARIAETVREINAAGTSVLLVEQNAAMALRLASTAYVLEVGEITLEGPADELAASDEVRRRYLGVVDETAAGTDRPAGSVRTLSRWSA, encoded by the coding sequence ATGGCAACGCTGGAGATCCGTGGACTGTCCGTGGGCTACGGCCCCGTACGCTCCCTGCGCGACGTCTCCCTCGACGTGCCGGCGGGGGCGATCACCGCCGTGCTCGGCGGCAACGGGGCCGGCAAGACCACACTGCTGCGGGCCGTCTCGCGCACCCTCGGTTTCCACCGCGCAACGGGCACCGGCACCGTCCGCTTCGACGGGCACCGGCTGGACGGGCTGCCTCCCGCCCGGGTGGTGGCCGCCGGAGTGGTCCAGGTCCCCGAGGGACGACAGGTGTTCGCCCGGATGACCGTGGCCGACAACCTGCGGGCGGGCGCCCTGGGAGCCCGCGGTGGCCGCAGGGCGTCGGCCGGCGCACTGGCCCGCGTGCACGAGCTGTTCCCCGTACTGGCCCAGCGCGCACACCAGCGCGCCGGGCTGCTCTCCGGCGGCGAGCAGCAGATGCTGGCCATGGGGCGGGCGCTCATGGCGCGGCCCCGGCTGCTGCTGCTCGACGAGCCCTCGCTCGGCCTCGCCCCTCTGATGGCGGCCAGGATCGCCGAGACGGTGCGGGAGATCAACGCGGCGGGCACCTCCGTCCTGCTCGTCGAGCAGAACGCGGCGATGGCCCTGCGGCTCGCCTCGACGGCGTATGTACTGGAGGTCGGCGAGATCACCCTGGAGGGGCCGGCCGACGAACTCGCCGCCTCGGACGAGGTACGCCGGCGCTATCTGGGCGTCGTCGACGAGACGGCCGCCGGCACGGACCGGCCCGCCGGCTCCGTACGCACCCTGAGCAGGTGGTCCGCTTGA